A single Ciona intestinalis chromosome 12, KH, whole genome shotgun sequence DNA region contains:
- the ahr gene encoding transcription factor protein (The RefSeq protein has 2 substitutions compared to this genomic sequence), giving the protein MSAPTVAPLNGGGAQYAGKKRRRPQPKKDKDSGESSKSNPSKRHRDRLNSELDHLAKLIPFPEEVINKLDKLSILRLAVAYLRNKSYYTDVNKRNEIDHDPALYLSNNTRNEVPCFSESESELSLMAINGFIIVVPQDFNIFYVSETVQEYLGFPQCDVMNQSMLDLIHAEDRDLFTRQMYMNPKCPPKTTPPVDGETPQVPEYTNHGLSANMFKELSRNGMLYRSFICRLRCLLDNSSGFLALHFTGHLRLIPGQNRRGEQNILLPPEQALFLYATPLQSPSILEIRTKNFIFRTKHKLDYTPLGVDAKGKIVLGYTEQQLRQRSGYEFVHSADMMHCADAHTKLMRKGESGLTVFRLLHKNNKWIWVTASARLVFRNNRPDYIISTHRPIPDQEGEEHMKKRTNAFRFDFTGQAILYGDVNPIGTGGGPEKNPIKDNDQPGGKRPRYTNNVDSPPTDRMTLYGAQSMQRMDIYVGNLPNQTNEVFCNNVSNEEAIKQEQIELALLQDNGPLTNTSDIVFYPMGTEVPPENQHPRGQIPLNNGLQQDHMFQNPNASVPAQYPVEPPRLYHPPVNNQNTEAHGYHEPQPNDNYSGNPLKRPYQACSKMDSQASQQWNTQAQTQTQNWVAQKQMVVGGMQHTAKHEQDVSPTPFPNFQQEAQVNDANVTNMNLYFQPNANHNQQAGPQGYEKYPVHSNPNEPSVMDALSIKSMMKTVDYGPGQSCSNEDNLNWNSPQLIGYQDNTVQFDLQKIARDFQTTNPMSQVQQYIERNPAHAMAIATGNMPESGMPKLHSDKVKVYMPSCQYSQSVPDNGQMAMIDQTSPCSSMSTGSRVLSAKSLQDAQPMSDSSQGPGSSGYQGSMQSN; this is encoded by the exons ATGTCTGCCCCAACTGTGGCACCGTTGAACGGGGGAGGAGCCCAGTACGCTGGGAAAAAGAGAAGAAGGCCTCAGCCTAAAAA AGACAAAGACTCCGGCGAATCCAGCAAGTCAAACCCAAGCAAGCGACATCGGGACAGGTTGAATTCTGAGTTGGACCACCTTGCCAAACTCATACCTTTCCCAGAGGAAGTGATAAACAAGCTTGATAAACTTTCAATTCTTCGTCTCGCTGTGGCTTACCTCAGGAACAAGAGTTACTACACAG ATGTCAACAAACGGAACGAAATTGACCATGATCCTGCGCTGTATTTGTCAAACAACACTCGAAATGAAGTGCCCTGTTTTAGTGAATCGGAAAGCGAATTATCACTCATG GCAATCAATGGCTTCATCATTGTTGTACCCCAGGatttcaacatattttatgtCAGTGAAACAGTGCAAGAATACCTTGGTTTCCCACAG TGTGATGTAATGAATCAATCTATGTTGGATTTGATCCATGCTGAAGACCGGGACTTATTTACCcgacaaatgtatatgaacccAAAGTGTCCACCTAAAACAACTCCACCTGTTGATGGAGAAACCCCACAAGTTCCAGAATATACTAACCATGGACTCTCTGCTAATATGTTTAAAG AACTGTCTCGAAATGGAATGTTGTATCGTTCGTTTATTTGTCGACTTCGATGCTTGCTTGACAACTCTTCAGGATTTttg GCACTTCACTTTACTGGCCATTTGCGGCTGATTCCTGGCCAGAACAGAAGAGGGGAACAGAACATTCTTCTTCCTCCAGAGCAAGCTCTTTTCCTTTACGCAACGCCACTTCAAAGTCCTTCAATCCTTGAAATTCGCACGAAGAATTTCATCTTCCGAACAAAGCACAAACTGGATTACACCCCACTGGGAGTCGATGCCAA GGGGAAGATTGTTCTTGGGTATACAGAGCAACAACTACGGCAAAGATCAGGATATGAGTTCGTTCATTCTGCAGATATGATGCATTGTGCTGATGCTCATACAAAGT TGATGCGCAAAGGTGAAAGTGGGTTAACAGTATTCCGTCTtctacataaaaacaacaagtgGATTTGGGTGACAGCCTCAGCCCGCTTGGTTTTCAGGAATAATCGGCCAGATTATATCATATCTACACACAGACCTATTCC gGATCAAGAGGGAGAAGAACACATGAAGAAAAGAACAAATGCTTTTCGATTTGACTTCACAGGGCAAGCTATTCTGTATGGGGATGTTAACCCCATTGGCACAGGGGGAGGACCTGAGAAAAATCCTATTAAAGATAATGATCAGCCTGGTGGCAAGAGACCAAGGTACACAAATAACGTGGATTCACCACCCACAGATAGAATGACATTGTATGGAGCGCAATCTATGCAGCGCATGGACATTTATGTCGGTAATTTGCCGAACCAGACCAATGAGGTATTCTGCAATAATGTCAGTAATGAAGAAGCAATAAAGCAAGAACAGATTGAGCTGGCTCTTCTGCAGGATAATGGTCCTCTTACCAATACTTCAGATATTGTGTTTTACCCTATGGGAACAGAAGTCCCTCCAGAAAACCAGCATCCACGTGGTCAAATCCCATTGAACAATGGCTTACAACAGGACCACATGTTTCAAAATCCAAATGCTTCAGTCCCAGCCCAGTACCCTGTGGAGCCACCAAGGTTGTACCATCCTCCTGTCAATAACCAGAACACAGAAGCACAGGGATACCACGAACCGCAGCCCAATGATAATTATTCTGGAAACCAATTGAAACGTCCTTACCAAGCATGCTCAAAAATGGATTCCCAAGCAAGCCAGCAGTGGAACACCCAAGCCCAAACGCAGACCCAAAACTGGGTTGCTCAGAAACAAATGGTTGTTGGGGGAATGCAGCATACTGCCAAGCACGAGCAAGATGTTTCTCCTACACCATTCCCAAATTTTCAACAAGAAGCACAGGTTAATGATGCCAATGTTACAAATATGAATCTCTACTTCCAACCAAATGCTAACCACAACCAACAAGCAGGGCCGCAGGGATATGAGAAGTACCCTGTCCACTCCAATCCTAATGAACCTTCTGTAATGGACGCTTTATCAATAAAATCTATGATGAAAACTGTCGACTACGGA CCTGGTCAGAGCTGCAGCAATGAGGACAATCTGAACTGGAATTCTCCACAGCTTATTGGCTATCAGGACAACACTGTACAGTTTGATCTCCAGAAAATTGCAAGGGATTTCCAG ACCACTAATCCTATGTCGCAAGTCCAACAATACATTGAAAGAAACCCAGCCCATGCTATGGCTATTGCTACGGGAAATATGCCTGAAAGTGGGATGCCAAAACTGCACAGTGACAAAGTAAAAG TTTACATGCCAAGTTGTCAATATAGTCAATCTGTTCCTGACAATGGACAAATGGCCATG ATTGATCAAACTAGTCCATGTTCTTCTATGAGCACAGGTAGCAGAGTTTTATCTGCCAAGTCCTTACAGGATGCACAACCTATGTCCGATTCAAGTCAAGGACCAGGCTCTTCTG gtTATCAGGGTAGTATGCAATCcaattag
- the ahr gene encoding transcription factor protein isoform X1, which yields MLRIIERIKGAAGESVHEFKSHHCPPTRTIFLCHATYASTRRRALENECKRLQFTITNFGMTCSFSEHDVNKRNEIDHDPALYLSNNTRNEVPCFSESESELSLMAINGFIIVVPQDFNIFYVSETVQEYLGFPQCDVMNQSMLDLIHAEDRDLFTRQMYMNPKCPPKTTPPVDGETPQVPEYTNHGLSANMFKELSRNGMLYRSFICRLRCLLDNSSGFLALHFTGHLRLIPGQNRRGEQNILLPPEQALFLYATPLQSPSILEIRTKNFIFRTKHKLDYTPLGVDAKGKIVLGYTEQQLRQRSGYEFVHSADMMHCADAHTKLMRKGESGLTVFRLLHKNNKWIWVTASARLVFRNNRPDYIISTHRPIPDQEGEEHMKKRTNAFRFDFTGQAILYGDVNPIGTGGGPEKNPIKDNDQPGGKRPRYTNNVDSPPTDRMTLYGAQSMQRMDIYVGNLPNQTNEVFCNNVSNEEAIKQEQIELALLQDNGPLTNTSDIVFYPMGTEVPPENQHPRGQIPLNNGLQQDHMFQNPNASVPAQYPVEPPRLYHPPVNNQNTEAQGYHEPQPNDNYSGNQLKRPYQACSKMDSQASQQWNTQAQTQTQNWVAQKQMVVGGMQHTAKHEQDVSPTPFPNFQQEAQVNDANVTNMNLYFQPNANHNQQAGPQGYEKYPVHSNPNEPSVMDALSIKSMMKTVDYGPGQSCSNEDNLNWNSPQLIGYQDNTVQFDLQKIARDFQTTNPMSQVQQYIERNPAHAMAIATGNMPESGMPKLHSDKVKVYMPSCQYSQSVPDNGQMAMIDQTSPCSSMSTGSRVLSAKSLQDAQPMSDSSQGPGSSGYQGSMQSN from the exons ATGTTACGAATCATTGAACGTATAAAAGGGGCTGCTGGCGAAAGCGTGCACGAATTCAAATCTCATCACTGCCCACCCACGCGTACAATTTTTCTTTGCCATGCCACGTATGCTAGCACGCGGCGACGTGCGCTCGAAAACGAATGTAAACGTTTACAGTTCACGATCACAAACTTTGGCATGACGTGTTCATTTTCGGAACACG ATGTCAACAAACGGAACGAAATTGACCATGATCCTGCGCTGTATTTGTCAAACAACACTCGAAATGAAGTGCCCTGTTTTAGTGAATCGGAAAGCGAATTATCACTCATG GCAATCAATGGCTTCATCATTGTTGTACCCCAGGatttcaacatattttatgtCAGTGAAACAGTGCAAGAATACCTTGGTTTCCCACAG TGTGATGTAATGAATCAATCTATGTTGGATTTGATCCATGCTGAAGACCGGGACTTATTTACCcgacaaatgtatatgaacccAAAGTGTCCACCTAAAACAACTCCACCTGTTGATGGAGAAACCCCACAAGTTCCAGAATATACTAACCATGGACTCTCTGCTAATATGTTTAAAG AACTGTCTCGAAATGGAATGTTGTATCGTTCGTTTATTTGTCGACTTCGATGCTTGCTTGACAACTCTTCAGGATTTttg GCACTTCACTTTACTGGCCATTTGCGGCTGATTCCTGGCCAGAACAGAAGAGGGGAACAGAACATTCTTCTTCCTCCAGAGCAAGCTCTTTTCCTTTACGCAACGCCACTTCAAAGTCCTTCAATCCTTGAAATTCGCACGAAGAATTTCATCTTCCGAACAAAGCACAAACTGGATTACACCCCACTGGGAGTCGATGCCAA GGGGAAGATTGTTCTTGGGTATACAGAGCAACAACTACGGCAAAGATCAGGATATGAGTTCGTTCATTCTGCAGATATGATGCATTGTGCTGATGCTCATACAAAGT TGATGCGCAAAGGTGAAAGTGGGTTAACAGTATTCCGTCTtctacataaaaacaacaagtgGATTTGGGTGACAGCCTCAGCCCGCTTGGTTTTCAGGAATAATCGGCCAGATTATATCATATCTACACACAGACCTATTCC gGATCAAGAGGGAGAAGAACACATGAAGAAAAGAACAAATGCTTTTCGATTTGACTTCACAGGGCAAGCTATTCTGTATGGGGATGTTAACCCCATTGGCACAGGGGGAGGACCTGAGAAAAATCCTATTAAAGATAATGATCAGCCTGGTGGCAAGAGACCAAGGTACACAAATAACGTGGATTCACCACCCACAGATAGAATGACATTGTATGGAGCGCAATCTATGCAGCGCATGGACATTTATGTCGGTAATTTGCCGAACCAGACCAATGAGGTATTCTGCAATAATGTCAGTAATGAAGAAGCAATAAAGCAAGAACAGATTGAGCTGGCTCTTCTGCAGGATAATGGTCCTCTTACCAATACTTCAGATATTGTGTTTTACCCTATGGGAACAGAAGTCCCTCCAGAAAACCAGCATCCACGTGGTCAAATCCCATTGAACAATGGCTTACAACAGGACCACATGTTTCAAAATCCAAATGCTTCAGTCCCAGCCCAGTACCCTGTGGAGCCACCAAGGTTGTACCATCCTCCTGTCAATAACCAGAACACAGAAGCACAGGGATACCACGAACCGCAGCCCAATGATAATTATTCTGGAAACCAATTGAAACGTCCTTACCAAGCATGCTCAAAAATGGATTCCCAAGCAAGCCAGCAGTGGAACACCCAAGCCCAAACGCAGACCCAAAACTGGGTTGCTCAGAAACAAATGGTTGTTGGGGGAATGCAGCATACTGCCAAGCACGAGCAAGATGTTTCTCCTACACCATTCCCAAATTTTCAACAAGAAGCACAGGTTAATGATGCCAATGTTACAAATATGAATCTCTACTTCCAACCAAATGCTAACCACAACCAACAAGCAGGGCCGCAGGGATATGAGAAGTACCCTGTCCACTCCAATCCTAATGAACCTTCTGTAATGGACGCTTTATCAATAAAATCTATGATGAAAACTGTCGACTACGGA CCTGGTCAGAGCTGCAGCAATGAGGACAATCTGAACTGGAATTCTCCACAGCTTATTGGCTATCAGGACAACACTGTACAGTTTGATCTCCAGAAAATTGCAAGGGATTTCCAG ACCACTAATCCTATGTCGCAAGTCCAACAATACATTGAAAGAAACCCAGCCCATGCTATGGCTATTGCTACGGGAAATATGCCTGAAAGTGGGATGCCAAAACTGCACAGTGACAAAGTAAAAG TTTACATGCCAAGTTGTCAATATAGTCAATCTGTTCCTGACAATGGACAAATGGCCATG ATTGATCAAACTAGTCCATGTTCTTCTATGAGCACAGGTAGCAGAGTTTTATCTGCCAAGTCCTTACAGGATGCACAACCTATGTCCGATTCAAGTCAAGGACCAGGCTCTTCTG gtTATCAGGGTAGTATGCAATCcaattag
- the ahr gene encoding transcription factor protein isoform X2 produces the protein MAINGFIIVVPQDFNIFYVSETVQEYLGFPQCDVMNQSMLDLIHAEDRDLFTRQMYMNPKCPPKTTPPVDGETPQVPEYTNHGLSANMFKELSRNGMLYRSFICRLRCLLDNSSGFLALHFTGHLRLIPGQNRRGEQNILLPPEQALFLYATPLQSPSILEIRTKNFIFRTKHKLDYTPLGVDAKGKIVLGYTEQQLRQRSGYEFVHSADMMHCADAHTKLMRKGESGLTVFRLLHKNNKWIWVTASARLVFRNNRPDYIISTHRPIPDQEGEEHMKKRTNAFRFDFTGQAILYGDVNPIGTGGGPEKNPIKDNDQPGGKRPRYTNNVDSPPTDRMTLYGAQSMQRMDIYVGNLPNQTNEVFCNNVSNEEAIKQEQIELALLQDNGPLTNTSDIVFYPMGTEVPPENQHPRGQIPLNNGLQQDHMFQNPNASVPAQYPVEPPRLYHPPVNNQNTEAQGYHEPQPNDNYSGNQLKRPYQACSKMDSQASQQWNTQAQTQTQNWVAQKQMVVGGMQHTAKHEQDVSPTPFPNFQQEAQVNDANVTNMNLYFQPNANHNQQAGPQGYEKYPVHSNPNEPSVMDALSIKSMMKTVDYGPGQSCSNEDNLNWNSPQLIGYQDNTVQFDLQKIARDFQTTNPMSQVQQYIERNPAHAMAIATGNMPESGMPKLHSDKVKVYMPSCQYSQSVPDNGQMAMIDQTSPCSSMSTGSRVLSAKSLQDAQPMSDSSQGPGSSGYQGSMQSN, from the exons ATG GCAATCAATGGCTTCATCATTGTTGTACCCCAGGatttcaacatattttatgtCAGTGAAACAGTGCAAGAATACCTTGGTTTCCCACAG TGTGATGTAATGAATCAATCTATGTTGGATTTGATCCATGCTGAAGACCGGGACTTATTTACCcgacaaatgtatatgaacccAAAGTGTCCACCTAAAACAACTCCACCTGTTGATGGAGAAACCCCACAAGTTCCAGAATATACTAACCATGGACTCTCTGCTAATATGTTTAAAG AACTGTCTCGAAATGGAATGTTGTATCGTTCGTTTATTTGTCGACTTCGATGCTTGCTTGACAACTCTTCAGGATTTttg GCACTTCACTTTACTGGCCATTTGCGGCTGATTCCTGGCCAGAACAGAAGAGGGGAACAGAACATTCTTCTTCCTCCAGAGCAAGCTCTTTTCCTTTACGCAACGCCACTTCAAAGTCCTTCAATCCTTGAAATTCGCACGAAGAATTTCATCTTCCGAACAAAGCACAAACTGGATTACACCCCACTGGGAGTCGATGCCAA GGGGAAGATTGTTCTTGGGTATACAGAGCAACAACTACGGCAAAGATCAGGATATGAGTTCGTTCATTCTGCAGATATGATGCATTGTGCTGATGCTCATACAAAGT TGATGCGCAAAGGTGAAAGTGGGTTAACAGTATTCCGTCTtctacataaaaacaacaagtgGATTTGGGTGACAGCCTCAGCCCGCTTGGTTTTCAGGAATAATCGGCCAGATTATATCATATCTACACACAGACCTATTCC gGATCAAGAGGGAGAAGAACACATGAAGAAAAGAACAAATGCTTTTCGATTTGACTTCACAGGGCAAGCTATTCTGTATGGGGATGTTAACCCCATTGGCACAGGGGGAGGACCTGAGAAAAATCCTATTAAAGATAATGATCAGCCTGGTGGCAAGAGACCAAGGTACACAAATAACGTGGATTCACCACCCACAGATAGAATGACATTGTATGGAGCGCAATCTATGCAGCGCATGGACATTTATGTCGGTAATTTGCCGAACCAGACCAATGAGGTATTCTGCAATAATGTCAGTAATGAAGAAGCAATAAAGCAAGAACAGATTGAGCTGGCTCTTCTGCAGGATAATGGTCCTCTTACCAATACTTCAGATATTGTGTTTTACCCTATGGGAACAGAAGTCCCTCCAGAAAACCAGCATCCACGTGGTCAAATCCCATTGAACAATGGCTTACAACAGGACCACATGTTTCAAAATCCAAATGCTTCAGTCCCAGCCCAGTACCCTGTGGAGCCACCAAGGTTGTACCATCCTCCTGTCAATAACCAGAACACAGAAGCACAGGGATACCACGAACCGCAGCCCAATGATAATTATTCTGGAAACCAATTGAAACGTCCTTACCAAGCATGCTCAAAAATGGATTCCCAAGCAAGCCAGCAGTGGAACACCCAAGCCCAAACGCAGACCCAAAACTGGGTTGCTCAGAAACAAATGGTTGTTGGGGGAATGCAGCATACTGCCAAGCACGAGCAAGATGTTTCTCCTACACCATTCCCAAATTTTCAACAAGAAGCACAGGTTAATGATGCCAATGTTACAAATATGAATCTCTACTTCCAACCAAATGCTAACCACAACCAACAAGCAGGGCCGCAGGGATATGAGAAGTACCCTGTCCACTCCAATCCTAATGAACCTTCTGTAATGGACGCTTTATCAATAAAATCTATGATGAAAACTGTCGACTACGGA CCTGGTCAGAGCTGCAGCAATGAGGACAATCTGAACTGGAATTCTCCACAGCTTATTGGCTATCAGGACAACACTGTACAGTTTGATCTCCAGAAAATTGCAAGGGATTTCCAG ACCACTAATCCTATGTCGCAAGTCCAACAATACATTGAAAGAAACCCAGCCCATGCTATGGCTATTGCTACGGGAAATATGCCTGAAAGTGGGATGCCAAAACTGCACAGTGACAAAGTAAAAG TTTACATGCCAAGTTGTCAATATAGTCAATCTGTTCCTGACAATGGACAAATGGCCATG ATTGATCAAACTAGTCCATGTTCTTCTATGAGCACAGGTAGCAGAGTTTTATCTGCCAAGTCCTTACAGGATGCACAACCTATGTCCGATTCAAGTCAAGGACCAGGCTCTTCTG gtTATCAGGGTAGTATGCAATCcaattag